Proteins found in one Chondrinema litorale genomic segment:
- a CDS encoding MerR family transcriptional regulator gives MIEYSVQKLAKISGVSVRTLHHYDQIGLLKPKVRTEAGYRLYGEEELLRLQQILFYKTLAYPLKEIARILDDPQFDLIASLSKQKDALDKQKQNLETLINTINKTIFNLKNKKMLDHEELYEGLPKEKAAAYREEAIKKWGKQVEEVENQLRQLSKTELHKLKADFKAVNEKLASLTEEDPTSEIVQQHVALHYTFIRKFWGTMDSEDKQAKAYVGLGDLYVSDNRYTEINGEPNADFADFMSKAMKYFASTSLK, from the coding sequence ATGATTGAATATTCTGTTCAGAAATTGGCAAAAATTTCAGGTGTAAGTGTGCGCACGCTTCACCATTACGATCAGATAGGATTACTTAAACCAAAAGTTCGTACCGAAGCTGGGTATAGACTTTATGGCGAAGAAGAACTGCTCCGATTACAGCAAATTCTTTTTTATAAAACGCTGGCATATCCGCTAAAAGAAATTGCCCGCATATTAGACGATCCTCAATTTGATTTAATAGCCTCATTATCTAAGCAAAAAGATGCTTTAGATAAGCAGAAACAGAATCTCGAAACATTGATCAATACGATTAACAAGACCATTTTTAATTTAAAGAATAAAAAAATGTTAGATCACGAAGAATTATACGAAGGTCTTCCTAAAGAAAAAGCAGCAGCTTACAGGGAAGAAGCTATAAAAAAATGGGGCAAACAAGTAGAAGAAGTTGAGAACCAACTAAGACAGTTAAGTAAAACTGAATTACATAAACTAAAGGCTGACTTTAAAGCCGTAAACGAAAAGTTGGCGAGCTTAACAGAAGAAGATCCTACGAGCGAAATTGTTCAGCAACATGTGGCACTGCATTACACCTTTATTAGAAAGTTTTGGGGAACTATGGATTCTGAAGATAAACAAGCCAAGGCTTATGTCGGCTTGGGAGATTTATATGTGAGTGATAATAGGTATACAGAAATTAATGGAGAGCCTAATGCAGACTTTGCCGATTTTATGAGCAAAGCTATGAAGTATTTTGCAAGTACTAGCTTAAAATGA
- a CDS encoding helix-turn-helix domain-containing protein, which translates to MDRITKDTDIREYRRKLVIRLSKRGLKQQSIAEVLDCSQGLVSQVLSAYEQTGISGIKKKKYPGASPKLTIAQQKELKAHLVRGATKAGFPTQG; encoded by the coding sequence ATGGATAGAATAACAAAAGATACCGACATTAGAGAATATAGGAGAAAGTTAGTGATTCGCCTATCAAAGAGAGGACTCAAACAACAAAGTATTGCAGAGGTACTTGACTGTAGTCAAGGCTTAGTTAGTCAAGTTCTTTCCGCTTATGAGCAAACTGGTATTTCTGGTATCAAAAAGAAAAAATATCCAGGAGCTAGCCCAAAACTTACCATAGCTCAACAGAAAGAACTCAAAGCTCATTTAGTCAGAGGGGCTACTAAAGCTGGTTTTCCTACCCAAGGCTGA